The genome window GCcatgttttctccctctgagGGTGAAGAGGCGTCGCACGATGATGTGTAAACGCGGCGAGTCTGTCCTCGCCTGTCAAAATAAGACGATACTCGAGCTCAGAAGAAAGGCTCGGGGAGACGCCGGGACGCTAATTGTTTTGGGGGAATGAACTCGGAATTGAagtttcttcttcctgctgcttgTGAACAAATTCTCACTTTTCCTTTATGGAGTCTGGAACGAAGCCTCCATGCAAACAGCAGACCTCGCTCCCTCCCGGGCCGCTGGTACCTTCCCATTTATCCATCGATATTTCAAAAAGCGCAGACGCTTCCATCCGAACATCAGCAGGTTTCCGCGGGCCAAGGCTCCGAGAATGACTCACAGCCTTCATAATACCCTTCAATGTGCTTCACGCTTCACGCCAGCAGACGTTTAGTGAGGTTAGgtgtgaatatttttgtttttccagagttttttcttttcttctggaGCGAAAACCTCTTCATGTCCTCGcgcaaataaaaatgattaaaaggcAGCGTTGGGTTTATTTTTATAACAACTCCGGACaaagacggagagggagagagacgctGAAAGGTGCTGACGTTTGCACCTCTCTCGCTCCTTTTCAAGCTGTTGGAGAAACTTTATCGATGCGACCGCTGCCGGCGAGGAGACACAAGACTGGGAGGATAATGCCAGTCGCCTGTTTGTTGACCACGGTTGGCGGGGCAACTGATCTCGGGGATATATCGCAGAGACTGTAGGGGtatcaatcacacacacacacacacacacacacacagaagggtACCCTGCCGCTCGCCAAAGAACAAGGTTGGCCGAGCCTCAACGCAGCCGccttaaagtgtgtgttttggtgagtgTGCTTGAGTTTTATGGTTCCCGACTTGAAACAAGCCAACATTATgatcctgatgtgtgtgtgtgtgtgtgtgtgtgtgcgatggAAAGAAGTTTATTAGTAGGTATGAAAGCCACCCGTCGGTGTCTGGGCAGGACGAAGGGAAGCAAACTGCTGTCAGaatcttttctccctcctcctcctccttctcctcttcttcttcactttcatttgttttcactcactCTGTTCATCCGTCAATTTGAGGCAACAAAGGAGGAACGGCGAGATAAGATGTTTACgcaaaatacaaaatgaccCATTTTCGTCTCATTTCTGAGCCTCCGTAGGTCAAATCAGTCTCTTCAGCTCTTCTTAACTGattacagttttatttctaATGAGTTTGGATGGAAAATTCTGCGTTTGTGTCCGACAGTAAGCGACTGAAACACAAAGGCAACGTGTCGTGATGTTAAACCCACCAGAACTCGACGGTACCGTCACTTTCACTGCAGACTCTCCAGGAGAgttgtctcctctgtttcttcGTCTCgtcctccctttctttttttttttttttccatctctgcatCTGGAAACAGAGATGCACTCCTGCTCACTCTCCGTTACACAACTCCCccgtgtgtctgcgtgtgtgttggtgtgtgtgtgttggtgtgtgtgtgtgtgtgtgtgtgtgccgaggTCGAATGCACTTGGCTGGTCACTGTGGTCTTGGATGGGAGATAGAAAACGTTGTTTTAACAAACTCGCCAATTCGCTGCTGGAGAAAATCACAATCTGGTCTgcatcacacgcacacaaacacacacacacacacacacacacacacacacacacacacacacacacacacacacacacttataacTGTAAACATaccaacatgcaaacacatcttgacttttttttttcttctccctgctgGACGTGCACACATTTATGAATATACATgaaaataatgcacacacacacacacgtcgacACAGTATGGATTCACACAgctctgagaaacacacacacacacacacacacacacacacacacacacacacacacacacacatctgattgGGGACTCAGAGCGGTCGAGGCCAGCGTTTTGATGTTGAATCCCGCAGATTATTGCTAACATATCTGTTTGTTTACGCATGGAGACTTTGCAGCGTTCCACATGCGTTCATCCACATCAGAGCCCAGTCCTCGCTCTTCATCCATCCGAGCCGTCTCATTGGACATCAGCgttgagtctctctctctctctctctctttctctccgccATGCATCCGATTCCACTTTGCTTATGACAAACAGGACCCCGAACGTACTGGATTTCAAAGGGGCAACGCATGAAGAACACAAGATTGGTGACGGTCCAAAAGACCTTTTTAAAGACTGAGGCGAGCTCAGGTGTCATGCAGACGACAGAGTCAGTTTGTGGGCGTGAAAGCTTCTTGCTGATGTCATGACTCAGGCTGCTGACAGCGTATCGTATAACATAAATGTACGGCACACTCTGGACAGTGTTTTCCCAGGCTTTGCAGATGGTAGAGATTAAGCAGAAAGCCCAATCTCGTCATTTGTGCTTCTCAGATGACGGTTTTAAGGGATTAGATATCTTATAGAGAGAtttaaataactattaactTCACTTTATATATACATGAATCTCCTGTTAAAACCACACGTCTGCTAATGTGtctatttatttaaaaaatcagctcGTAGACACATGAAACTTTCCTGAGCAAAGGGACTTTGCAGTTTAATTGTGTCAACATTACTGCTGAGATAATGCAGACTTAAGCAAGGCCCACACTATAAACTTAACTCGTGGGGTGCTAAATGATCATCTGACACCCCGtattttcataatcaaatgCCAAAGAACTGCACAAGAGCtatattttggtattttgaattaaaaaccGGCGTCTGTCCTCTGGCTTTCATTGTCTCTCAGAACAGTTAATGAAtgcaaaatgttgctttgacaaCTCGAAAACCTCTGAGTGTCCAAGAAAGCTCTGCCAAGGACACTTCTCagttctcctctctgcagtaaCATGTGATGGGAAGTGAGATAAAACAATGTAGGTGACAAATTGTTCACAGCACCAGTCCccagaaagaaaatgttggcTTTTAACGTGCCTGTAAACCTCAAATCAGTTCAAATTTGCGTGTGACACGTATCATACAGCTGCCtagccagagaccactgttcgaGACCGTGTTCCAGCAGTTGTGCAAGTGAAACtactggacatttttaaagcaacttTGGGGCAATTTGCttctgatatttttgacaaaatgcTAGAACGTTTTCAACTGTGATTGTGGTGACAAAGGCAGGTATTTCACAGCTCGACGGtaaggctgccaagccagagaccactgttcaagatgtttctgcatgtttgtaaatgtgaaaccactggatattgtCAAGCAGACATCGGGATAATTTAAAGctttgtttgtggtgacagaaccaggtatttcaagccataacatgatattttctgaccctaaccaaatagtttttgtgtctaaacctaaccagaacataaccacagtgttgtcacaggATAGAATTGAAAAATCGAACTCAAAATCgaagaaatgtcacaaaatatcCATGATGTAAACAGACCTAAATTTCCAACATTAGTTCTGGCAATTGGATGTGATATTCACAATGTTAGgttcattttcattcttcaaGGAGTTCAAGGGTAACACTGGATCCTTCATGACACAACGACCCAAACGCTGTTTCAGGTCAGGTTCAGTCCTTCAACCCTGCTCCCCAGCCGGACAGAGCACCCTgccacaccacaaaaactgctccGGACCGGTCCAAAGACCGTGACCAAAAGCTCAAGGCCTCGACCTGGCTTCTCAAATTCCCCAGATACCCATCCAGTTGAGCATGGGAACAAGTCCAATCCCTAGAGGCCCCACCTAGAAAACccacaacagtaaaaaaaaaatctgctgccGATGCCTTGGTGCCAGACAACACAGAAGACCACCAGAGGTCCTGTTTCCAAGCTTTGACGGGTCGGGGCCAAATCTGATCCACATTGGAGCCTCCAAGGATCTGACTTGTTCAAGACGTCCCACAGATGCTCGATCCGATTAGGATCTGGGGAATTTAGAGACCAGGTGGCCATTTCTGGTGTGGCAGGGCTGTTGCCATGATTGGGAGTTCTTGGTCTGCAACAGTCTCTAGGTGAGTGATGCGCATCAATTGGCAGCCGCATGAAGACCTGGACCCGAGGCTTCCGAGCAGAACATCTGATTGTaatgagatgatcaatgttatgCACTTGACCTGTCAGCTAGATGGAAACTGAAATCATCACAGTGAAATATTGTCTGGTGGCTATTAGTCCGGACCAAAATAGTGGACCAACtgacagactgttttttttgccatgaaAGCAACGTGGCTCAAAGGCAATCAAACACTTGTGAACAATTTGCCAGGAAGTCAACAACCGAAGAGGTACGAAACTGCCAAGTATGAAAAAAACCCTCCCTGTATCAGTTATTTAAGCATTCCGCGCTGCAGTGAAAGGACCCATTCCttctttaatgttttgatttattgataaaTTGGTGAAATATTAGATCAGGCCACTTTGCAGACGGAGACAGATTGGGATTGAAGCTGGTGAGactctgctgtcagtcccatTGGTTGGGAGGAAATAAGCACAGAAATCTGATTAGCCGACGGCTGCGACCAATGTTCCCGACTCTGCCAACTAAGACGAGCTCGTTCAGCGTCCACATGTGGGCCGAATTTCCCATCTCGCTGAGCTCTGGAGAAAACTTCTGCTGACTTGTCAATCGTGTTTCTCGCCCTGCGAACAGGATCGGATTTCCTCGCCAACGCCACCTCAGACACTGTTTCTCATAAACCGCAGCACCAAACCCGACAGTCTGCCCTCCCTGCAGGATACATCACCAGAAGATCCTCGTCGAGCCATGGTAGCCAAAATAATGGGCGACTCGGCCTCGGTGACCTTTCTTAAAAATCATCCGAAGCACGAACATTACAAGCCACATCTGTCTGAAAACTCTGCTTTTAATATTCGTATATGCCATGTTTTGATCGAGGATTACATTCGATTTGACAGTTGTTGAGaacttctgcagcagctgcttctgtgtttctgcctcgCTTTGGTAAACAGCAGCGCTGCAGGACCTCTCTGACAGCctggaggtgtggaggagatCGGCAGGGCTGCAGAGCTGCTTGCGGCTGGCAGACCGGCCTCCCGTCTGGGCCTCAGCTCCCCGCCAGACCCCCTCTACCCCTGGAGCTCAAACATGCACCTTCACATAAATGCACAGACACAGTGGGGGTACACACATACCATGTCTGCACACATACCAGGCTCTTAGCCTCCAGCTATGGGCCCCTGAACATACAGGTAACTATGGGCATATAGTGGGTACCAGCTGGTTTCAATGTGTGAGGAGCACCAGGGTCGGTCTTAACGAGTTTGTTCATGTCTTCTTCCATATTTCATTAACACACCTTCCTGCCGTCTCTCCTGAACCATATGGTTAAAAAGTATATCCATATAGATTTAATGGTTTGTTGTAACCTGCTGTGATGCCAGATGGGAGGATTTGCTGAAGCGGACGTTATAAAGAGACTGCATCATGTATTAAAGCTGGAATCGGGGGATTTTCACGCACAATGTGAGATTTGATCGAGCCCATATTTTCTAATAGAAACACTATTAAACCTAATAACAGCAGGTCAATTGGCTACGTTTGTGACGGTGATTGCTTATCAAACCAAAGAAGATTGTCAACGTATTTTTGCGTTTCTCAGCTCgttagttgtgttttgttagttGTCTGGTTGCAAAGCCATACAACTCGACATTGTTtctcaaataaaaatatcttcCACATGACtggaaaatatccagtggtgtaaCCTGTACAGGTGTCGGAATGCAGCGGTTCCTCCTGACATGAAAATCAGTCAAAGAATGTGCAGAAAATATAACCAGGAAAACTTTATCCTCACGACTGGGCTGACAAATGTGTCTGACACTTTTTAATTTACTTCTACCTTAATAACAAGTCGCAAATTTACAGTTACGACTGTGATTAATTTTGCGTCCAGTGGCCAACAGTTTGGTAAATTGACACGCTGGTACAACCCTGAAGTTATTAGTACACTTAGTATAACTGTCTGAGACATTTCTTGTCCCCCTTACAGCGAGGTGAAATATTCGCCCTTGTTATATGATTACAAAGTCATAGTTATAATAGTACGTATGTTGAAATTGGCCTTTGTGTCCAGTTGATGACCTGTAGATTAAATCTTTACACCTGTCCAGCTAGTTTTTGTCCTTCTTTTCATGTCAAGTGCATCATTTTATGTTTCCGCGGCCAACATTCACTACATTATTCCCCTTTAATGCACTGTACATTGTtgtaatgtaattatttgttgagtgtgtgtgtgtgtgtgtgtgttttgtgcactCTCTACCAtcgctgctgtgtgtttttactgctgcCTGTTTTAATACGTGAACATTAAAATGCCTTGCGAGCGCTGAGCACAATGTTGGTCTGCTACAAGATGGGGACTATAAAAcaccgaaacacacacacacacacacacacacatacacatacacacacacggacacttCGTGATGAATCAGTCTCTTAAATACccttctgttgtgtgtttgttttataagaCTGGaggcttttgtgtgtgtgtgtgtgtgtgtctgtacagtaGTTGGCTTGTCCTTCCCCTCTAATGTTTACAGCTCTGCTCTAATCACTGTGAATTATGTTAATAACATACTATTAGGCTCATACACAACAaacgtaacacacacacacacacacacacacacacacacacacacacacacacacactcacactgttcGTTCGGTCTCCGCTGCAAACATCAGCGCTCATTATTTCAATCAATTGCTCgagaatcaaacaaaaaacaccttttcagACCCAGTGAGACTCTTGTGATCGATCATCTGTGCACAGACCAGTTCAACACCTGGAGCTGCAGCTCACCTTTGGTCCCAGTTTGCCCACTAGAGGGAGCCGGAGGGCCAGGGTCCATTCAAAACATGGACTGTGGACTGTGATGTGTGCATATGATGTAGCTGGTAGGAAATGTGCTTGTTATAGTACACACTGTAGACCACATAAGAGTTAGACTGGACTCTGACCCCTGACAGTTGAAAGTCCCTCAAGTGCAGAGTCTGAATGGATGAGACTCCCagtccagacagacagagctgcgGTGGAGCCATGTTACAGGGTTACAGCCTGATAAGGTTTACACAGAGTCCGAGTGTAATGACGGGGCATTACAGCCGGCTGATGGCATGGACAAGTGCTACTgtaacagagaagaggaggaggaggaggaggaggagattgtTGGATAAGAGCTGGGCGGAGTGAAAGGAAGAGTCTGGATGTGGATTTCTGTGAATTTTCCCCATTTATCCTTATGGGGAAATATACAACTTTTATTCTGCTTTAGTAAAATCAccttgatatgaaaaaaaattaaaaatcacctatatctgcaaaacaacagataaGTGGCACTTCCTTGATGTTGCTGGTTAGGCTTAGGCTCAAAAACCTCTGAGAAAGTGGGTTGTTgaattctatgtttttttttaagttgagtgacgaaaatagttttaaaaagatttttccTTCggaatgttgtttttcaaatgcagtttAAAGGTTTTGATGTCTTAGAATGTTGCTGACGCGATGACATCATTTATGACATAATTCGTGATGGAATGTTGCCGGGCGTCCAGCAACATTCTAAAAGATCAAAGCTCGTTGAGGCTGTGACCTCACAGATCAAGCGGCGTGAGAGTATACAGGAGCTTTACATTTCACTAACATCCATTTACTCAGGTACTTCTtcactgagagacacacacagagacatgatgAGCCAAAGTACCACCCGAGCTGGTTCCTGCcaaagcaaacacagctggGAGGACGACCTCTCACAGCAAGGAAGCTCAGCACTGAGCATGGATTTAGAATGGAAGGAATCATTGAAATTAATGAGAAAATCGCTTAAAAAGGATTTCGAAGCGATAATGGAATCCTTTGACAGTCCGAGAGGACTAAACTTCACAGAAAGTGAGTCCTGGGAAGACCTCCGGGAAAACAACCAGGTGCCCTGCCAACCTAGCACCAGCCGGGGCCAAACCTGCCTGGAGGAGACCCTCTCACTACAATATAGTGACTCAGACCAAGAAAGTGATACACAGAGCCTAAGTTCAGAAATCAAGGAGTTACTGAACTCAAGGCAAATGTCACTTACAGAGAAGCTCCATTTACTAATGGGACCCTTGAAAGGCATAGAGGCGCTTGAGGAGGTACAAAGTGAGTCCTGGGACGACCTCCAGGAAAACAACCAGCTGCCCTGCCAACCTAGCACCAGCCGGGGTCAAACCTGCCAGGAGGAGACCCTCTCACAGCACTATAGTGACTCAGACCAAGAAAGTGATACACAGAGCCTGAGTTCAGAAATCATGGAGTTACTTAACTCAAGGCCAATGTCACTTACAGAGAAGCTCCATTTGCTAATGGGACCGTTGAAAGGCATAGAGGCGCTTGAGGAGGTACAAAGTGAGTCCTGGGAAGACCTCCGGGAAAACAACCAGCTGCCCTGCCAAGCTAGCACCAGCCGGGGCCAAACCTGCCTGGAGGAGACCCTCTCACTACAATATAGTGAATTGGACCGAGAAAGTGATACACAGAGCACAGGTTCAGAAATCAAGGAGTCACTGACCTCAAGGAGAATGCCACTGAAAGAGAAGCTAGGAGTGCAAACAAAATCCTCCTGTGTTCTGGAAAAGCAAGTGGACAGAAAGAGTGAGTCCTGGGACGACCTCCGGGAAAACAACCAGGTGCCCTGCCAACCTAGCACCAGCCGGGGTCAAACCAGCCAGAAGGAGACCCTCTCACAGCACTATAGTGCCTCAGACCAAGAAagagatacacagagacagGTTTCAGAAATGAGGGAGTCATTGAAATTGAAGAGAATGTCTTTCAGAAGAGATTTAGAGGCGGTGATAGAATCCTTTGACAATCAGGATTGGCTTAAGGACATAGAAAGTGAGTCCTGGGAAGACCTCCGGGAAAACAACCAGGTGCCCTGCCAAGCTAGCACCAGCCGGGGCCAAACCTGCCTGGAGGAGACCCTCTCACAGCACTATAGTGACTCGGACCAAGAAAGTGATACACAGAGCACAGGTTCAGAAATCAAGGAGTCACTGACCTCAAGGAGAATGCCACTGAAAGAGAAGCTAGAAGTGCAGACAAAATCCTCCTGTGTTCCCAAAAAGCAAgtggacagagagagtgagtcCTGGGACGACCTCCGGGAAAACAACCAGGTGCCCTGCCAACCTAGCACCAGCCGGGGCCAAACCTGCCAGAAGGAGACCCTCTCACAGCACTATAGTGCCTCAGACCAAGAAAGAGATACACAGAGACTGGTTTCAGAAATGAGGGAGTCATTGAAATTGGAGAGAATGTCTTTCAGAAGAGATTTAGAGGCGGTGATTGAATCCTTTGACAATCAGGATTGGCTTAAGGACATAGAAAGTGAGTCCTGGGACGACCTCTGGGAAAACAACCAGGTGCCCTGCCAACCTAGCACCAGCTGGGGCCAAACCTGCCTGGAGGAGACCCTCTCACAGCACTATAGTGACTCGGACCAAGAAAGTGATACACAGAGCCTGAGTTCAGAAATCAAGGAGTCACTGACCTCAAGGAGAATGCCACTGAAAGAGAAGCTAGAAGTGCAGACAAAATCCTCCTGTGTTCCCAAAAAGCAAgtggacagagagagtgagtcCTGGGACGACCTCTGGGAAAACAACCAGGTGCCCTGCCAACCTAGCACCAGCCGGGGCCAAACCTGCCTGGAGGATACCCTCTCGCTACAATACAGTGACTCGGACCAGTCATTGAACTTCTCTTTGACAGAGCAAATAGAAGTGCTGAGACAATCCTTCAACGATCTGGAGGCTGAAAAGGACAGATGTAAGGAGTCCTGGAAAGAAGATAGAGGGTCCCATCTCCAACAAATAACCCTGTTGTCCCAAAAAAGTCACGAGCTTGAACTGGAGCTCAAGAAAATGATTGCATGTGTAACCACGCTGCCAACCACAGTTAGTTGTTTTAGGGAACAACATCAGAAGGACTTAGTGGAAATTAATAACATGCAAGACATATGCCAGGAGCTGAATACCATCCTTAGATCAAACATCCAGATCAAGGTGGACATCGAGAAACAAATCGGGCACTTGCAGAAGCTTCTGAATTGTCGCAATGAAATCCAGGCTTGGGAGTCAGACAAGGAGATCATGCTCAGACAGTTAGAAGAGAAGAAATCTCTCTCTAAGGTGCTTTCAGGCCTAGAAGAAGAGAAGGCAGTTAAAATGTCGGAGATCGAACAAATAAGGCTTGAAATTtccgaagaggaaaaaaggcatGTTGCAGCAGAGTGTCAACCAAAGCCTCCAGCACCAAGGCTATCACTGTGGAAAAGATTCACTCGGTGgttcagaaagaaaatgaacatgGACGTCTAATGCTTTGACGTGCCAGTGGATCATTTCTTCTGACTGAGTGGTCTGAGTGGAGTGACCATGTTCTCCGGGCCACTCCGGCAGTAGGACACTTGGCCGTCCATGGAGGGAGGTTGTGTCTTTGAACTGACTGACAGTTTTCTCTGGGATTCTGTATGGGTTTTCTCCGGGCTGCTCCGGTTCTCCCACAAGTatttcacttgaaaaaaaaaaaaaaaatgaatctggAGATTTAAACAGTTGGGCAGTAGGACACCTGGCCGTCTGTGGAGGGGGGATGTGTCTTTGAACTGACTGACGATTGTCTTTGGGTTTCTGCACGGGTTTTCTCCGGGCCGCTCCGGTTCTCCCACTAGCATTCGTCTGCtagaaaaaaagtctgcagaATTAAACCCACTTGATAATGCAGTCAAGTAAACTGCAGACAGTTGGACAGCCAACTGTCATATGTTAATTTCAATGATTCCTCACAGTAGTTAACAATgatttttgtatctttttttttagacagaaatcatatttttgttATACTTCTGTAACATTTTTCAGGGAATAATTAACTGTATTCcctgaaaaatgttatttattatctattttatttattcatgtttttgtactATATTTGATGTTATTAAATGTTACCGTCATGTTCCACTGTTCCACATCCGctatctctttctttgtttgtagATGTTTGTTGGTTCTGGGATCTGACACTGCGGTGAGGGTGGCTGTTATTGGAAGGTCGTTGGTTtcattcccctggtctgcatgccgAAGTGTCCTCGGGCAAGGTTCTGAACCTCagaactgctcctgatgtgctggtcggcaccttgcatggcagccaccgtcGTCAACGTATGAATGTTTGCATgaattactgtactgtactgtctgctgaatatataaataaaatgtaaacgCAACTCTGACTGAGTCTTGTAGAGTCTTGCATCATTACGGCgtgttctgtgtttgtactGGATGAAGATCATGTCAGAAAAGGTCTATTCACAAAGGGAACTTTCATAGCTGCTGTACGTACACCTTCGTACTGTTCTGTGTCCACAAGGTACCAATGTTTGGTTCATCCTGACGGGATTCGAGGTGGAGGTCATTTTGTAACGTTTGGGATCGTACAACCAGTCGGCCGACATCCCAGGCGTCACTTGGGGTAGTTaggagtgagactcaaaaataaatTCCCCTTATAACAGGACCTTTAAAGCCCTGATTTTTCATTTGCACCATCCaagaatacataaatataccagaatagaaagaaaacattgtCCCAGAGCGTAATCACGTTTGCTACAGAGCCCCTGAAACCCCCGAACAAGACACGTAACATCCATCAACTTCCTACAAattctccttcctctttgttttttcctcaccgTTGAGCTCAGACAGCCTCCTCAGTGAGTGTGAGGACTCTTCGACTtcgacacacacacttaaacacacacactcctgaggaaagaaagaaagaaaaaaaaaaacactcggAACAggtgtctgcacacacaaacactgacttttACCAGAATGTTTGCACTGAAAGGTTGGCAATCGATCAAGCAGGGcgtgactgacacacacactcacacacacacacacacacacagtatttttacAGGGTTAATTTGAGGAAATGGCAGAAGGTTGTAGACCGACTAATGAGAGAACTGAGTCACTCACATACCGGGTTAcgaggccacacacacacacacacacacacacacaaataactgTTCTAATCAAGTGATCAGATGGAAAATAACAGTCTTGCAcagtctttgtgtctttcttaaacctttattttttttaattaaatggaTCTGTCACTGTAACtgtgtagctgctaagctaaaagcattagccAACTTTTGAACTTTTGCCGTAGATAGTGATTTTTGGggtggactgctcctttaagatgACTGTTGAAAACTTCTTAAAAACATCAACGTACCACATCGAATcttccaaaaagaaaatgatatggGTGTTGCATTTTAAACACCTCTTTCCTTTCGCCTCCACTGcaccctctcccccccctcttTGTCTCCCCCCTCCATCGGTGAGGTAAACTACACCTCACTTGTGTCCTATCAGTGAAagtccatccctccatcctccccggAGATGAGCGC of Acanthopagrus latus isolate v.2019 chromosome 10, fAcaLat1.1, whole genome shotgun sequence contains these proteins:
- the LOC119026992 gene encoding uncharacterized protein LOC119026992, with amino-acid sequence MMSQSTTRAGSCQSKHSWEDDLSQQGSSALSMDLEWKESLKLMRKSLKKDFEAIMESFDSPRGLNFTESESWEDLRENNQVPCQPSTSRGQTCLEETLSLQYSDSDQESDTQSLSSEIKELLNSRQMSLTEKLHLLMGPLKGIEALEEVQSESWDDLQENNQLPCQPSTSRGQTCQEETLSQHYSDSDQESDTQSLSSEIMELLNSRPMSLTEKLHLLMGPLKGIEALEEVQSESWEDLRENNQLPCQASTSRGQTCLEETLSLQYSELDRESDTQSTGSEIKESLTSRRMPLKEKLGVQTKSSCVLEKQVDRKSESWDDLRENNQVPCQPSTSRGQTSQKETLSQHYSASDQERDTQRQVSEMRESLKLKRMSFRRDLEAVIESFDNQDWLKDIESESWEDLRENNQVPCQASTSRGQTCLEETLSQHYSDSDQESDTQSTGSEIKESLTSRRMPLKEKLEVQTKSSCVPKKQVDRESESWDDLWENNQVPCQPSTSWGQTCLEETLSQHYSDSDQESDTQSLSSEIKESLTSRRMPLKEKLEVQTKSSCVPKKQVDRESESWDDLWENNQVPCQPSTSRGQTCLEDTLSLQYSDSDQSLNFSLTEQIEVLRQSFNDLEAEKDRCKESWKEDRGSHLQQITLLSQKSHELELELKKMIACVTTLPTTVSCFREQHQKDLVEINNMQDICQELNTILRSNIQIKVDIEKQIGHLQKLLNCRNEIQAWESDKEIMLRQLEEKKSLSKVLSGLEEEKAVKMSEIEQIRLEISEEEKRHVAAECQPKPPAPRLSLWKRFTRWFRKKMNMDV